Proteins found in one Aneurinibacillus uraniidurans genomic segment:
- the cwlD gene encoding N-acetylmuramoyl-L-alanine amidase CwlD: MKRKALLWITACMLLIALFAYNMPTDRSWSGWSLPLSGKVIVIDAGHGGPDGGASSSGGVVEKNVTLPLSVYLRDFLQQAGAIVIMTRDGDYDLANPDTKGWSKRKTEDLKKRVQMVNEQNADMLISIHLNAIPSKQWTGAQTFYAPRVKESGQVATLVQEEIKRVLQNTNRAAKKTNDIYILRMLERPAILVEVGFLSNDKEAQLMNTDKYQKQMANAIYQGILRYSSGERVPDVQ, from the coding sequence ATGAAGCGCAAAGCGTTGCTTTGGATTACGGCCTGCATGCTATTGATTGCCTTGTTTGCTTATAACATGCCGACTGATCGTTCCTGGTCAGGCTGGTCTCTGCCGCTATCAGGCAAGGTCATTGTGATTGATGCGGGGCACGGAGGTCCAGATGGAGGAGCAAGTAGTTCTGGTGGGGTTGTGGAAAAGAATGTAACGTTGCCGCTTAGCGTGTATTTGCGGGATTTCCTCCAGCAGGCGGGAGCCATTGTGATCATGACGCGGGATGGAGATTATGATTTAGCTAATCCGGATACAAAAGGCTGGAGCAAGAGAAAAACAGAAGATTTGAAGAAGCGGGTACAGATGGTGAATGAACAAAATGCAGATATGTTGATTAGCATTCATTTAAATGCCATTCCGTCCAAACAGTGGACAGGAGCGCAGACGTTTTATGCACCGCGTGTAAAGGAGTCAGGACAGGTCGCGACACTTGTCCAGGAGGAGATTAAACGGGTGCTCCAAAATACAAACCGAGCTGCCAAAAAAACAAATGATATCTATATTTTGCGCATGCTAGAACGTCCCGCTATCCTTGTAGAAGTTGGATTTCTCTCCAATGACAAAGAAGCACAGTTAATGAATACAGACAAGTATCAGAAGCAGATGGCCAATGCAATTTATCAAGGGATACTTCGGTATAGCTCAGGAGAGAGAGTTCCGGACGTACAATGA
- the rplM gene encoding 50S ribosomal protein L13, with protein MRTTYMAKPMEVERKWYVVDAEGQTLGRLSSEIASILRGKFKPEFTPHVDAGDFVIVINADKVNLTGKKLSDKKYYRHSGYQGGLRVTTAGQMLATKPERVIELAVKGMLPKNRLGRQLFTKLNVYAGAEHPHQAQKPENWEIRG; from the coding sequence ATGCGCACCACATACATGGCAAAGCCAATGGAAGTTGAGCGTAAATGGTATGTAGTTGATGCTGAAGGCCAAACTCTTGGTCGTCTGTCCAGCGAGATCGCATCCATTCTGCGTGGTAAGTTCAAACCGGAATTCACACCGCACGTTGACGCGGGTGACTTCGTAATCGTAATCAACGCTGACAAAGTAAACCTGACTGGTAAAAAACTGTCTGACAAGAAATACTACCGTCACTCTGGTTACCAAGGTGGTCTTCGTGTGACTACAGCAGGTCAAATGCTGGCTACGAAACCAGAACGCGTAATCGAGCTTGCTGTTAAAGGCATGCTGCCGAAAAACCGTCTGGGTCGTCAATTGTTCACGAAGCTGAACGTTTATGCAGGTGCTGAGCATCCGCATCAAGCGCAAAAGCCGGAAAACTGGGAAATCCGCGGATAG
- the recQ gene encoding DNA helicase RecQ, whose translation MFKEAEKQLQRYYGYASFRNGQAEIVNSLLGGQDTLGIMPTGGGKSVCYQIPALLFPGLTLVVSPLIALMKDQVDALASMGIPASFINSSLTGSEVSERMRAARQGRYKLLYIAPERLEAPGFRAMLLDMPVSFLAIDEAHCISQWGHDFRPSYRAIADWVAEMPQRPLIGAFTATATPEVREDIIRLLTLRNPNVYISGFDRDNLTFLVRKGENKQDFILSYLKEHVGKSGIIYAATRKEVDSLYALLARKGITAGRYHAGLSDTERSEMQERFLHDDLEVMVASNAFGMGINKSNVRYVIHHNMPKNIEAYYQEAGRAGRDGEPGECVLLFGAQDVQTQRFFIEQSELPAERKENEYRKLQAMVDYCHTTQCLRQHLLQYFGEAAPSACRACSSCTDEADVVDSTVEAQKIFSCIYRMRERFGAAMVAGVLKGSRNRKVLDTGFDRLPTYGIMTNYTEKQIVDLIHLFTAEGYLALSEGKYPVLSLQSKARAVLKGEEQVLRKVRVEKKKVAPDDALFEQLRVVRKEIAQREGVPPYIVFSDRTLREMSELRPADEEEMRRVKGMGDVKFERYGLIFLDAIQKYVRAQVV comes from the coding sequence TTGTTTAAAGAAGCAGAAAAACAGCTTCAGCGCTATTATGGATATGCTTCCTTTCGCAATGGACAAGCAGAAATTGTAAATAGCCTACTTGGTGGACAAGACACGCTCGGCATTATGCCGACAGGCGGCGGGAAATCTGTCTGCTACCAGATCCCGGCGCTTCTCTTTCCAGGACTAACACTCGTCGTTTCTCCGCTCATTGCTCTAATGAAAGACCAGGTAGATGCACTGGCCAGCATGGGGATTCCAGCCAGTTTCATTAACAGCTCCCTGACCGGGTCGGAAGTGAGCGAGCGCATGCGGGCAGCGCGGCAGGGGAGGTATAAGCTGTTATACATCGCTCCGGAGCGGCTGGAAGCACCGGGATTCCGTGCGATGCTTCTGGACATGCCTGTTTCGTTTCTTGCTATTGATGAAGCCCACTGTATCTCACAGTGGGGACATGATTTCCGTCCGAGTTATCGCGCGATTGCAGACTGGGTCGCAGAGATGCCTCAGCGTCCTCTGATCGGTGCATTTACGGCGACAGCAACGCCTGAAGTACGGGAAGACATCATCCGCTTGCTTACGCTGCGCAATCCGAACGTATACATTTCCGGCTTTGACCGGGATAATCTTACCTTTCTTGTGCGTAAAGGGGAGAACAAGCAAGATTTTATTCTTTCCTATCTAAAAGAGCACGTTGGAAAGTCCGGTATTATTTATGCGGCCACGCGCAAAGAAGTAGACAGTCTGTACGCTCTGCTAGCTCGGAAAGGAATTACAGCCGGACGCTATCACGCTGGATTGTCCGATACGGAGCGCAGCGAGATGCAGGAGCGTTTTTTGCATGATGACCTTGAAGTGATGGTAGCAAGCAATGCGTTTGGAATGGGGATTAACAAATCGAATGTGCGCTACGTTATCCACCACAATATGCCAAAAAATATCGAAGCCTACTATCAGGAAGCAGGTCGGGCTGGCCGGGACGGAGAACCGGGAGAGTGTGTGCTTCTGTTTGGTGCACAGGATGTCCAAACGCAGCGCTTTTTTATTGAACAGAGCGAATTGCCAGCAGAACGGAAAGAGAACGAATATCGCAAGCTGCAGGCGATGGTTGATTACTGTCATACGACACAGTGTCTACGCCAGCATCTGCTGCAGTATTTTGGTGAAGCGGCCCCGTCTGCATGCAGGGCGTGCAGCAGCTGTACAGATGAAGCAGACGTTGTGGATAGTACGGTAGAAGCACAGAAGATTTTCTCCTGTATCTACCGGATGCGAGAACGGTTTGGTGCGGCGATGGTAGCAGGGGTATTGAAGGGATCACGGAACAGAAAAGTACTCGACACTGGATTTGATCGCCTGCCTACATACGGAATTATGACGAATTATACAGAGAAACAAATCGTAGACCTCATCCACCTGTTCACGGCGGAAGGGTATCTTGCTCTTTCGGAAGGAAAATATCCGGTACTTAGCCTTCAGTCCAAAGCACGCGCTGTACTTAAAGGAGAGGAGCAGGTGCTGCGTAAAGTGCGGGTGGAGAAGAAGAAAGTCGCACCGGATGATGCATTATTCGAGCAGTTGCGTGTGGTGCGCAAGGAGATTGCCCAGCGGGAAGGAGTTCCGCCGTATATCGTGTTCTCGGATCGTACCTTGCGTGAGATGAGTGAGCTGCGCCCGGCAGATGAAGAAGAGATGCGCCGGGTGAAAGGAATGGGCGACGTTAAGTTTGAACGGTATGGGCTAATTTTTCTGGATGCCATTCAGAAATACGTTAGGGCGCAGGTCGTTTAG
- a CDS encoding stage II sporulation protein M, giving the protein MAKRLLYVLQGNWRYIGIAAFLMVMGGVIGYIDDQFGEMLKHMIDNISKSVKQEQVGSGIFWMIFKNNVMVAMMMIGLGIFFIGIFPACILLINGAIVGFLLKTISLKGISAGKLLIGGILPHGILELSMIILSGAIGIKLGVKLYEWLLAVFIPERRKAANDQLYKLLEQLPFLFGTIVLGLFVAAIIETMITPYILHALLTTQEESVIKQIFK; this is encoded by the coding sequence ATGGCAAAGCGTTTGCTTTATGTATTGCAGGGGAACTGGCGTTATATAGGAATTGCTGCCTTCTTAATGGTGATGGGAGGAGTTATTGGTTATATAGATGATCAATTTGGGGAAATGTTGAAGCATATGATTGACAATATCTCAAAAAGTGTGAAGCAGGAGCAAGTAGGGTCGGGTATCTTTTGGATGATCTTTAAAAATAATGTGATGGTAGCCATGATGATGATCGGATTGGGTATTTTTTTCATTGGTATTTTCCCGGCATGTATTTTACTTATAAACGGAGCGATCGTAGGTTTTCTTCTAAAAACGATCTCATTGAAAGGGATTAGTGCGGGAAAGCTTTTGATTGGTGGCATTTTGCCACATGGAATCCTGGAATTAAGCATGATTATTCTTTCTGGGGCAATAGGTATTAAACTAGGTGTAAAGCTGTATGAGTGGCTTTTAGCTGTGTTCATCCCAGAACGGCGGAAAGCAGCGAATGATCAATTATATAAATTGTTAGAGCAGCTTCCGTTTTTATTTGGTACGATTGTCCTGGGCTTGTTTGTGGCGGCTATTATCGAAACAATGATTACTCCGTATATATTACATGCGTTGTTAACGACGCAAGAGGAGTCTGTGATAAAGCAAATTTTTAAATGA
- the pdaB gene encoding polysaccharide deacetylase family sporulation protein PdaB: MFWIINARRIKQYLIIFTAALFALGIAWAERENISVLASGGKSGPNAVYKVDTKEKKLALTFDISWGEERTGPILDILEKKGVKKATFFLSSPWSQSHPDVVKRIKDMGYEIGSHGHKHVNYSSLSDEEIQAQIGKAHGILKDLTGTAPNLIRTPNGDFDKRVLRIADKMGYTVVQWDTDSKDWMNPGSEQIINNVLKKAHPGDIILMHASDTCKQTHLALPTVIDRLRSEGYEFVSVSELMAGTKVKTKEVQ; the protein is encoded by the coding sequence TTGTTCTGGATTATAAACGCCAGACGAATCAAGCAATACCTTATCATTTTTACCGCTGCCCTTTTTGCGCTCGGCATCGCTTGGGCGGAGCGCGAAAACATCTCTGTACTTGCGAGCGGCGGAAAATCCGGGCCGAACGCTGTGTACAAAGTCGATACGAAAGAAAAAAAGCTCGCTCTTACCTTTGACATCAGCTGGGGAGAAGAGCGAACCGGTCCTATTCTGGATATTTTAGAGAAGAAAGGCGTTAAAAAAGCAACGTTTTTCCTTTCCTCTCCATGGAGCCAGAGTCATCCGGACGTTGTCAAACGCATCAAGGACATGGGATATGAAATTGGTTCCCATGGGCATAAGCACGTAAATTACAGCAGCCTAAGCGATGAAGAAATTCAGGCGCAGATTGGCAAAGCACACGGCATTCTTAAAGACTTAACCGGCACCGCTCCCAACCTGATCCGCACGCCAAACGGAGATTTTGACAAACGTGTTCTCCGTATCGCAGACAAGATGGGCTATACTGTCGTCCAATGGGACACCGATTCTAAAGATTGGATGAATCCAGGTTCCGAACAAATTATCAACAACGTGCTCAAAAAAGCACATCCCGGCGACATCATTCTCATGCATGCCAGTGATACATGCAAACAAACCCATCTGGCACTGCCAACCGTAATCGACAGACTGCGCAGCGAAGGGTATGAGTTCGTATCTGTCTCCGAACTCATGGCTGGCACAAAGGTTAAGACCAAAGAAGTTCAATAA
- the rpsI gene encoding 30S ribosomal protein S9 — protein sequence MAQVQYYGTGRRKNSIARVRLVPGDGQIIINKRSMDEYFGLETLKLIVKQPLVLTETEGKYNVLVNVNGGGTTGQAGAIRHGVSRALLEANPELRGALKAAGFLTRDPRMKERKKYGLKAARRAPQFSKR from the coding sequence GTGGCACAAGTTCAATACTACGGCACAGGTCGTCGTAAAAACTCTATTGCACGCGTACGTCTCGTACCGGGCGATGGTCAAATCATCATTAACAAACGTTCTATGGACGAATACTTTGGTCTTGAAACTCTGAAGCTGATCGTAAAACAACCACTCGTTCTTACTGAAACAGAAGGTAAGTACAACGTGCTTGTTAACGTAAACGGCGGCGGTACTACTGGCCAGGCTGGCGCAATCCGTCATGGCGTATCCCGCGCTCTGCTTGAAGCAAACCCGGAACTCCGTGGTGCTCTGAAAGCAGCAGGCTTCCTGACTCGCGACCCACGTATGAAAGAACGTAAAAAATACGGTCTTAAAGCTGCTCGTCGCGCGCCTCAGTTCTCGAAGCGCTAA
- a CDS encoding Mrp/NBP35 family ATP-binding protein, whose protein sequence is MITEEKVLEALKGVEDPELHRSVVELGMVRNIQIDNDQVALEVVLTIQGCPLKVKIQEDVVQAIKALGASEVNVRFGAMTDEERARVAALIRGENPAQAAQNGTVQGHGAGLNQLSPLLGAESKTQFIAVTSGKGGVGKSTVTVNLAVSLARLGKKVGIIDADIYGFSVPDMMGVTQRPVVINNMVLPVQRLGVKVISMGFFVEDNSPIIWRGPMLGKMIRNFFSEIHWDELDYMILDLPPGTGDVALDIHQMIPQSKEIIVTTPHPTAAFVASRAGAMAIKTNHEILGVVENMSYYITQDGKHDPIFGSGGGEKLSEELGTEMLAQIPLGQPEPMRDEERYAPSVYQENELIGTIYMDLARKVVEKTAVRS, encoded by the coding sequence GTGATTACAGAAGAGAAGGTTCTTGAGGCGCTTAAGGGGGTAGAAGACCCGGAGCTTCACCGCAGTGTGGTGGAACTCGGCATGGTGCGCAACATACAAATTGATAATGATCAGGTAGCGCTTGAAGTGGTTCTCACGATTCAAGGCTGTCCGTTGAAAGTGAAAATTCAGGAGGATGTCGTACAGGCGATTAAAGCGCTTGGTGCATCCGAGGTTAACGTTCGTTTTGGTGCGATGACGGATGAAGAGCGTGCACGCGTAGCGGCGTTGATTCGTGGAGAAAACCCTGCGCAGGCAGCGCAGAATGGTACGGTACAAGGGCATGGAGCAGGACTGAACCAACTTTCTCCGCTTCTTGGAGCAGAATCCAAAACGCAGTTTATTGCTGTGACTAGCGGTAAAGGCGGTGTTGGTAAATCAACGGTAACCGTCAATCTCGCCGTATCACTTGCCCGCCTTGGCAAAAAAGTCGGCATTATTGACGCAGACATCTATGGTTTTAGCGTGCCGGATATGATGGGAGTTACCCAGCGTCCGGTTGTGATTAATAACATGGTACTGCCTGTTCAACGTCTTGGTGTAAAAGTGATTTCTATGGGATTCTTTGTGGAGGACAATTCTCCGATCATTTGGCGTGGGCCTATGCTTGGTAAGATGATCCGCAATTTTTTCAGTGAAATTCACTGGGATGAACTGGACTACATGATTCTTGATTTGCCACCGGGAACAGGGGATGTCGCGCTTGATATTCACCAGATGATTCCACAGAGCAAAGAAATCATCGTAACAACACCGCATCCAACGGCTGCTTTTGTTGCCTCTCGGGCAGGTGCGATGGCAATTAAGACTAATCATGAAATTCTTGGTGTGGTAGAGAACATGTCGTACTATATCACCCAGGATGGTAAACACGATCCGATCTTCGGAAGCGGTGGCGGAGAGAAGTTATCCGAAGAGCTTGGGACAGAGATGTTAGCACAAATTCCATTAGGTCAGCCAGAACCGATGCGTGATGAGGAGCGCTATGCACCGTCGGTTTATCAGGAGAACGAACTGATTGGTACAATTTATATGGATCTGGCGCGTAAAGTTGTAGAGAAAACAGCAGTACGCTCGTAA
- the gerD gene encoding spore germination lipoprotein GerD translates to MTRPSNPIRYVLTSILVLSLFTTGCGGGEKSSSTSGNYNETKQMVVDILKTKEAQKAIKEASGGSGKMSIQSTGDSKAMEGQLKSQTHDMMQDPKFAAALAKAMQDENKKLLKSLMKDPEYQKMMLGVMKDPEYQKMVIQSMHSPAYRQHTMTVMKEALQSPMFRMEMINLTQKAQEQLMKPETKGKEQKGGQQGGQQKGGGKSGGGGGGGGGGGK, encoded by the coding sequence ATGACCCGACCATCCAACCCTATACGATACGTACTTACATCAATACTTGTCCTGTCACTGTTTACCACAGGCTGTGGGGGAGGAGAGAAGTCTTCCTCCACATCAGGCAACTACAACGAAACCAAACAAATGGTCGTTGATATTCTTAAAACGAAAGAAGCCCAGAAAGCCATTAAAGAAGCTTCTGGTGGAAGCGGAAAAATGAGCATCCAGAGTACGGGCGATTCGAAGGCAATGGAAGGCCAGCTTAAAAGTCAAACCCATGACATGATGCAAGATCCGAAATTCGCAGCAGCACTCGCAAAAGCCATGCAGGATGAAAACAAAAAACTACTCAAAAGCTTAATGAAAGACCCTGAATATCAAAAAATGATGCTCGGAGTCATGAAAGATCCCGAATATCAAAAAATGGTCATTCAGAGCATGCACAGTCCTGCTTATCGCCAGCACACAATGACCGTTATGAAAGAAGCTTTACAAAGCCCAATGTTCCGTATGGAGATGATCAATCTCACCCAAAAAGCACAAGAGCAACTCATGAAGCCTGAAACAAAAGGAAAGGAACAAAAAGGTGGCCAGCAGGGAGGTCAACAGAAAGGCGGCGGCAAGAGTGGAGGCGGTGGAGGTGGAGGCGGCGGTGGAGGCAAGTAA